A genomic stretch from Bacterioplanes sanyensis includes:
- a CDS encoding alkaline phosphatase, producing the protein MNKRINATLAALAWLWACGASALLAEPSYQQGQQWLQQRLAHTPSSKPAKNVIFFLGDGMSITTLTAGRIFQGQQQGGSGEEHFLAFERFAHSALIQTYNSNQQTPDSAGTMTALMTGVKTRAGAIAIGPEQLRGVCQGSEQHHLTTLLQWAQQQGYATGVVTNARLTHATPASTYAHSPERKWEGPDDLPEEAQQQGCRDIASQLIQTAFPAGLDLALGGGRSKFPQTLLQQFDGEFVDAREQLLNLPVAGETPVLGLFGNSHLAYAYDREQYAAMAEEQPTLPEMTRFAIERLQHLSRASEQGFILIVEGARIDHAHHLGNAFRALTETTVLADSVAMAQQLSSDDTLLIVTADHSHTLSMAGYPQRGNPILGMVKQYDAQGQTQLVMAADQQPYTTLGYANGPGAVDMSVPYDPASGQLPPRIAGRQQWWHNGKLHTHPQHANFCQEALLPLKSETHGSDDVALHASGPGAELFHGLLEQHAVYHLIRRALAMPTQPQEF; encoded by the coding sequence ATGAATAAACGTATCAATGCCACGCTCGCGGCGCTGGCATGGCTGTGGGCATGTGGCGCCTCAGCCTTGTTGGCCGAGCCCAGCTACCAGCAAGGTCAGCAATGGCTGCAGCAGCGTTTGGCGCATACACCCAGCAGCAAACCTGCAAAAAACGTCATTTTCTTTTTGGGCGATGGCATGAGCATTACCACGCTCACGGCCGGACGTATTTTTCAAGGCCAGCAGCAAGGGGGGAGCGGTGAAGAGCACTTTCTGGCGTTCGAGCGTTTTGCACACAGTGCGTTGATTCAAACTTACAACAGCAATCAGCAAACTCCTGATTCCGCCGGCACCATGACGGCTTTAATGACCGGCGTGAAAACTCGCGCTGGCGCCATTGCTATTGGGCCTGAACAGTTGCGCGGCGTCTGTCAGGGCAGTGAGCAGCATCATCTGACTACCTTGCTGCAATGGGCACAGCAACAGGGCTACGCCACCGGTGTTGTTACCAATGCGCGCCTGACGCACGCCACCCCTGCATCGACCTACGCCCACAGCCCTGAGCGCAAATGGGAAGGGCCGGATGACTTGCCTGAAGAAGCACAGCAACAAGGTTGTCGTGATATTGCCAGCCAGCTAATACAAACGGCCTTTCCGGCAGGGTTGGACTTAGCACTGGGCGGTGGCCGTTCGAAGTTTCCACAAACGCTGCTGCAGCAGTTTGACGGTGAGTTTGTCGACGCCCGCGAGCAGCTGTTAAACCTTCCTGTCGCCGGTGAGACGCCGGTGTTGGGGCTATTTGGCAACAGCCACTTGGCCTACGCCTACGACCGCGAGCAATACGCTGCCATGGCCGAGGAGCAGCCCACCTTGCCAGAGATGACGCGCTTTGCCATTGAGCGGTTGCAGCACCTCAGCCGCGCCAGCGAGCAGGGTTTTATTTTGATTGTGGAGGGCGCACGCATTGATCATGCCCACCACCTGGGCAATGCGTTTAGAGCATTGACCGAAACCACGGTATTGGCGGACAGCGTGGCCATGGCACAGCAGCTCAGCAGTGACGATACGCTGTTGATCGTCACCGCCGATCACAGTCATACATTGTCCATGGCCGGCTATCCGCAGCGTGGCAATCCGATTCTTGGCATGGTCAAACAATACGACGCGCAAGGGCAAACGCAGCTGGTTATGGCTGCCGATCAACAGCCGTACACCACATTGGGGTACGCCAATGGGCCTGGTGCTGTTGATATGTCGGTGCCTTACGATCCCGCCAGTGGTCAGCTGCCGCCGCGTATTGCTGGCCGCCAGCAGTGGTGGCACAACGGCAAACTGCATACGCACCCGCAGCACGCCAACTTCTGCCAGGAAGCGTTATTGCCGTTAAAGTCAGAAACTCATGGGAGTGATGACGTCGCCCTGCATGCCAGCGGCCCAGGTGCGGAGCTATTCCATGGCCTGCTTGAGCAGCACGCTGTGTATCACCTTATTCGGCGCGCCTTAGCCATGCCGACCCAGCCGCAGGAGTTTTGA
- the norR gene encoding nitric oxide reductase transcriptional regulator NorR, with translation MTSALPSTPALLELSLGAQQCCDQEDAYQQLLSLLRQTIHCDAVALLLRHGERLTPVALQGLSRDTLGRRFIIAEHPRFARICAATDALRFASDDPSPDPYDGLLLALEGDLPVHSCMGLPLIADGQCIAVVTLDSLAPGQFEALSARALQLVCNILSNAVSNIQTLQRLKERASHAHALVEELTTEALQKDGGELIGNSPAMAQLQQEMNIVADSELTTLIVGETGTGKELVARHLHRMSSRRNGPLVYVNCAALPDNLIESELFGHAKGAFTGAHQRRAGKFVMANGGSLFLDEIGELPLAAQSKLLRALQSQEVQPVGDDSVQTVDVRIIAATNRRLNLEVGKGRFRADLYHRLSVYPLQVPPLRQREGDVALLSGFFVEIMRRKLGITQLKLAPSAQRRLSAYTWPGNVRELEHCISRAALKARSRSQRQLVVIDDTDIGALEDSAGDHSAMGQQQPAPAELPLSLGEAVSEQTLETGLKDATEAFQRRCIVGCLQQHQGNWSATARALAMDRANLSRLARRLGIRVDKQIRQTRPAKSDVPDG, from the coding sequence ATGACCAGCGCCCTACCATCCACGCCAGCTTTATTGGAGCTGTCTCTGGGGGCACAGCAGTGTTGCGACCAAGAAGACGCTTACCAACAGCTACTGAGCCTGCTGCGCCAAACCATTCACTGTGATGCCGTCGCCCTGCTGCTACGCCATGGCGAGCGCTTAACCCCCGTCGCTTTACAAGGACTGAGCCGCGACACCCTGGGGCGGCGCTTTATCATTGCCGAGCATCCGCGCTTTGCCCGCATTTGTGCCGCCACAGACGCACTGCGCTTTGCCAGCGATGACCCATCCCCGGACCCATACGATGGCCTGCTATTGGCTCTGGAAGGCGATCTGCCAGTGCATTCGTGCATGGGCTTACCATTGATCGCCGACGGTCAATGCATTGCAGTCGTGACGCTGGACAGTCTGGCGCCTGGTCAGTTTGAGGCGTTATCTGCACGCGCACTGCAGCTGGTATGCAACATTCTCAGCAATGCGGTTAGCAATATTCAGACGCTGCAGCGGCTGAAAGAACGTGCCTCACATGCCCATGCATTGGTCGAAGAGCTGACCACCGAAGCGCTGCAAAAGGACGGTGGCGAGCTGATCGGCAACAGCCCAGCCATGGCACAGTTGCAACAAGAAATGAACATCGTGGCCGACTCGGAACTGACAACTCTGATCGTTGGAGAAACCGGCACCGGCAAGGAGTTGGTCGCCCGTCATTTGCATCGCATGTCATCACGCCGCAACGGCCCGCTGGTGTACGTCAATTGTGCCGCGTTGCCCGACAACCTGATCGAAAGTGAGTTATTTGGCCACGCCAAGGGCGCTTTTACCGGCGCCCATCAGCGGCGCGCGGGTAAGTTCGTTATGGCCAATGGTGGCAGCTTATTTTTAGACGAAATCGGTGAGCTGCCGCTGGCAGCACAAAGCAAACTGCTGCGCGCTTTGCAAAGTCAGGAAGTGCAGCCCGTCGGCGACGACAGTGTACAGACCGTGGATGTGCGCATTATCGCCGCCACCAATCGCCGGCTAAACCTTGAAGTCGGCAAAGGACGGTTCCGCGCCGACCTGTATCACCGCCTGAGCGTGTACCCGCTGCAAGTACCGCCTCTGCGCCAGCGTGAAGGCGATGTGGCGTTGCTGAGCGGCTTTTTTGTCGAGATCATGCGCCGTAAACTCGGCATCACGCAGCTAAAGCTGGCGCCGAGTGCACAAAGGCGTTTGTCTGCTTACACCTGGCCCGGCAATGTACGTGAACTCGAGCACTGCATCAGCCGCGCAGCACTAAAAGCGCGTAGCCGCAGCCAACGCCAGTTAGTGGTGATTGACGACACCGATATTGGCGCGCTGGAAGACTCAGCCGGCGATCACAGCGCCATGGGGCAACAACAGCCTGCACCCGCCGAACTTCCGCTATCGCTAGGCGAGGCAGTTTCCGAGCAGACGTTAGAGACCGGACTCAAGGACGCCACCGAGGCCTTTCAACGCCGCTGCATTGTCGGTTGCTTGCAGCAACACCAAGGCAACTGGTCGGCCACGGCACGAGCGCTGGCCATGGACCGCGCCAATTTAAGCCGACTGGCGCGCCGTTTGGGTATCCGCGTGGATAAACAGATCCGCCAAACGCGCCCAGCCAAGAGCGATGTGCCTGACGGCTAA
- a CDS encoding CAP domain-containing protein: protein MKILNLTQIAMLSLLLSACGGESSGGEDTSRTGDTPTNTTDDTNTTDGSSTDTTGEPESPDNGQDGDDSGDADTQPDSGSDNNSGGISGNPDNSGDDSSDNSGSDDNSGADDNSGSGNTDANSGGSDNSGSNNNSGSDDADSTTGGSDDSSGSGDTNSGDTNSGDTGSGDSDSGGSDNNSDAGDTDSNSGDSDSSTDGSDNNSGSNDSDANNGASDDSSGSDSSDSDNSGSDNSGSDDSGSDSSGDDNSGSDNSDSDSSGDDNSTDPTLACMPAWGQEMLDSINQYRSQARQCGDDAMPATSPLTWQCQLTASSQVHADDMANNNFFSHTGSDGLSMRDRIDASGYQWSRIGENIAAGYATVSSVMAGWITSPGHCRNIMSANFTEVGAALVRTTTADYPTYWVQNFGRPR from the coding sequence ATGAAAATTTTAAACCTTACTCAAATTGCCATGCTCAGTCTGCTGTTGTCTGCTTGCGGAGGTGAATCTTCCGGTGGCGAAGACACCAGCCGCACGGGCGATACTCCCACCAACACCACTGACGACACTAATACCACTGACGGCAGCAGCACAGATACCACCGGCGAGCCTGAAAGTCCGGATAACGGACAGGACGGTGATGACAGCGGCGATGCTGATACTCAACCCGATAGCGGATCGGATAACAACTCCGGCGGTATCAGCGGCAACCCGGATAACTCTGGTGATGACTCCAGTGATAACTCGGGTTCGGACGACAACTCTGGAGCTGACGATAATTCAGGTTCAGGCAATACGGATGCTAACTCAGGCGGCTCGGATAACTCGGGCTCTAATAATAACTCCGGCTCGGACGATGCTGATTCAACTACCGGCGGCTCTGACGACAGTTCTGGATCTGGTGACACTAATTCAGGCGACACCAATTCTGGCGACACTGGCTCAGGTGATTCGGACTCCGGCGGCTCTGATAACAATTCCGACGCTGGCGACACGGACTCCAATTCAGGCGATTCTGATTCAAGCACTGACGGCTCGGATAACAACTCAGGCTCGAATGATTCTGACGCAAATAACGGCGCCTCTGACGATAGCTCAGGCTCAGATAGTTCTGATTCGGACAACTCTGGTTCCGACAACTCTGGTTCGGACGACTCTGGTTCAGACAGCAGTGGCGACGACAACTCTGGTTCAGACAATTCTGATTCAGACAGCAGCGGCGACGACAACTCTACCGATCCCACGTTGGCGTGCATGCCGGCATGGGGCCAAGAAATGCTCGACAGCATCAACCAATATCGCAGCCAGGCGCGTCAATGCGGCGACGATGCCATGCCCGCAACCAGTCCATTAACATGGCAGTGCCAGCTGACTGCCAGCTCGCAAGTTCATGCCGATGATATGGCCAACAACAACTTTTTCTCTCATACCGGCAGTGATGGCCTGAGCATGCGAGATCGCATTGATGCCAGCGGTTATCAATGGTCACGCATTGGCGAAAACATCGCCGCCGGCTACGCAACCGTCAGCAGCGTCATGGCGGGTTGGATCACCAGCCCAGGTCATTGCCGCAATATTATGAGCGCCAACTTCACCGAAGTCGGTGCCGCATTAGTGCGCACCACCACAGCCGATTACCCCACTTATTGGGTACAGAACTTCGGCCGCCCACGCTAA
- a CDS encoding OsmC domain/YcaO domain-containing protein has protein sequence MQIKVNFLDNLRLEAKFDDFTVVTDQPIRYKGDGTAPSPFDYFLASSALCAAYFVKVYCVARDIPTENIRLSQNNIVDPEDRYNQIFKIQVELPDDISDKDRQGILRSIERCTVKKVVQTGPEFVIEVVDNLDEDAQALLMGAPDAQQQTFIAGKDKPLEQTIAQMTSLLAGLGMKIEIGSWRNIVPNVWSLHIRDADSQMCFTNGKGASKESALASALGEFMERLSCNFFYNDQYFGEEIANAEFVHYPNERWFKLPEDDSLPAGLLDDHCLAIYNPDGELQASHLIDTNSGNVERGICALPYARQSDGETVYIPSNLIENLFLSNGMSAGNTLAEAQVQCLSEIFERAVKRQILEQELALPDVPDSVLERYPHIVEGIQGLEQQGFPVLVKDASLGGQFPVMCVTLMNPRTGGVFASFGAHPSFEVALERSLTELLQGRSFEGLNDIPAPTFESLAVTEPNNFVEHFIDSTGVVSWRFFSSQADVDFVDWDFTSGGTASNEQEASALFAILADMGKEVYMATYHELGVPACRILVPDYSEVYPVDDLIWDNTNKALYFRDDILNLHRLENDQLQALVERLEDSELDDYTDIITLIGVEFDDNTVWGELTVLELKLLIYLALNQLDLAQECVEAYLQYNDNTVERKLFYQAMQAALTVELDEELEREHYQHNFTRMYGEQRMQAVFGSIDGDVRFHGLTPTNNQLEGIDKHQRLLASYKKLHAARAKAAG, from the coding sequence ATGCAAATCAAGGTCAATTTTCTCGACAATCTTCGACTGGAAGCCAAGTTTGACGACTTTACCGTCGTCACCGACCAGCCGATTCGATACAAGGGAGACGGCACGGCGCCCAGCCCGTTTGACTATTTCCTGGCATCGTCAGCCTTGTGCGCGGCTTATTTTGTGAAGGTGTATTGCGTTGCCCGTGATATTCCCACAGAAAATATTCGGTTATCGCAAAACAATATTGTTGACCCAGAAGACCGCTACAACCAGATTTTTAAAATCCAGGTCGAACTGCCCGATGATATCTCCGATAAAGACCGCCAAGGGATCTTGCGCTCAATCGAACGTTGCACGGTTAAAAAAGTGGTGCAAACCGGTCCTGAGTTTGTCATCGAAGTGGTCGATAACCTAGATGAAGACGCGCAAGCCTTGTTGATGGGTGCGCCCGATGCGCAGCAGCAAACCTTTATTGCCGGCAAAGACAAACCGCTGGAGCAAACCATTGCCCAAATGACTTCCTTGCTGGCGGGCCTTGGCATGAAAATCGAGATCGGTTCTTGGCGCAATATTGTGCCGAATGTGTGGTCGTTGCATATTCGTGATGCCGATTCGCAAATGTGCTTTACCAATGGCAAAGGTGCCAGTAAAGAAAGTGCGCTGGCTTCGGCTTTGGGCGAATTTATGGAGCGCCTTAGCTGTAACTTCTTTTATAACGATCAGTATTTTGGTGAAGAAATTGCCAATGCTGAGTTTGTGCATTACCCCAATGAGCGTTGGTTTAAGCTCCCAGAAGATGACTCACTGCCTGCGGGGTTATTAGATGACCACTGCTTAGCAATTTATAACCCAGACGGTGAATTGCAAGCGTCTCATTTGATCGACACTAACTCAGGTAATGTTGAGCGTGGCATTTGCGCGCTGCCGTATGCGCGTCAGTCTGATGGCGAAACGGTTTATATTCCGTCCAACCTGATTGAAAACCTGTTTTTAAGCAACGGTATGAGTGCTGGTAATACCTTGGCGGAAGCTCAGGTGCAGTGCTTGTCTGAGATTTTTGAACGCGCCGTTAAACGCCAGATTCTAGAGCAAGAGTTGGCCTTGCCGGATGTACCTGACTCTGTGTTAGAGCGTTATCCGCATATCGTTGAAGGCATTCAAGGGCTGGAGCAGCAGGGTTTTCCGGTATTGGTTAAAGATGCATCGCTGGGTGGTCAATTCCCGGTGATGTGTGTGACCTTGATGAATCCGCGCACCGGCGGTGTCTTTGCCTCCTTTGGTGCTCACCCTAGCTTTGAAGTGGCACTAGAGCGCAGCCTGACGGAGTTATTGCAAGGTCGCAGTTTTGAAGGCTTAAACGATATTCCGGCGCCGACCTTTGAAAGTCTGGCGGTGACCGAGCCCAATAATTTTGTCGAGCATTTTATTGATTCTACCGGTGTGGTGTCTTGGCGCTTTTTCAGCAGCCAGGCCGATGTCGACTTTGTCGATTGGGATTTTACCAGCGGCGGCACCGCCAGTAATGAGCAAGAGGCGAGCGCGCTGTTCGCTATTTTGGCGGACATGGGCAAGGAAGTGTATATGGCCACTTACCATGAGCTAGGTGTGCCGGCGTGTCGAATTTTGGTGCCTGATTATTCAGAAGTGTATCCGGTAGATGATTTGATTTGGGATAACACCAACAAGGCGCTGTACTTCCGCGACGATATTTTAAATTTGCATCGGCTCGAAAATGATCAGCTGCAAGCTTTGGTGGAGCGCTTAGAAGACAGCGAGCTGGATGATTACACCGATATTATCACCCTGATCGGCGTTGAGTTTGACGACAACACGGTATGGGGTGAATTGACAGTATTAGAGCTGAAATTGCTGATTTATCTCGCTTTAAACCAGCTCGATTTAGCCCAAGAATGCGTCGAAGCCTATTTGCAGTACAACGACAATACCGTTGAACGCAAATTGTTTTATCAAGCGATGCAGGCGGCGCTTACGGTAGAGCTGGATGAAGAATTAGAGCGCGAGCACTATCAGCACAACTTTACTCGCATGTACGGCGAGCAGCGCATGCAAGCGGTGTTCGGCAGTATTGATGGCGACGTGCGTTTCCATGGCTTAACGCCCACCAACAACCAGCTCGAAGGCATCGATAAGCATCAGCGCCTGCTGGCCAGCTACAAAAAGCTGCATGCCGCCCGGGCTAAAGCGGCGGGTTAG
- a CDS encoding DUF1501 domain-containing protein, with protein sequence MSYNRRQFLQASAAFGLGSLGASVMSFSTPASAAQSSDYKALVCVFLYGGLDNHDFVLPHDNASYSKLAAIRSELFQQQGGGRAQSALLALNADNYGDYGNQRFALASEMTGLQSLFEQGNLALVGNVGPLIEPTTRTSYEQQSVRLPPKLFSHNDQQNLWQANSPEGAFTGWGGLFGDIMATANANRDGVFTALSTAGNSVFLTGLSTQPFSISSGGGSAIHMLEYTDEEVPGLGGLLQQHFRGGQQAGDSLLAQDMAAKLSGSFDSNARYNQVRAQAAPLATEFPKGPLASQLKGIADAIAVRSELGVNRQVFFVGLGGFDTHSRQANNLPPLLGQIDQALMAFNNALNELGVADKVTTFTASDFGRTLAINGDGTDHGWGGHHLVMGGAVQGKRLYGSFPPPVYGHDQDSGGGRLIPTVAVEQYAATLGRWFGLNDSELALALPNLKNFSEQNLGFLA encoded by the coding sequence ATGTCTTACAATCGACGTCAGTTTTTACAGGCCTCTGCCGCTTTTGGATTGGGCAGTTTGGGCGCCTCAGTGATGAGCTTTAGTACACCGGCCAGTGCCGCGCAAAGCAGCGACTATAAAGCGTTGGTGTGTGTATTTTTGTACGGCGGGTTGGACAATCACGATTTCGTATTGCCCCACGACAACGCCAGTTATTCAAAGCTGGCGGCCATTCGCTCTGAGTTATTTCAGCAGCAAGGTGGCGGGCGGGCGCAGTCGGCATTGCTGGCATTAAATGCAGATAATTATGGCGATTATGGCAATCAGCGATTTGCCCTGGCCAGTGAGATGACAGGTTTGCAGTCGCTGTTTGAACAGGGAAATTTGGCATTGGTGGGCAATGTTGGCCCGTTGATTGAGCCGACCACGCGTACCAGCTACGAGCAACAGTCGGTGCGTTTGCCGCCGAAGTTGTTTTCTCATAATGACCAGCAAAACTTATGGCAAGCCAACTCACCGGAGGGGGCGTTTACCGGCTGGGGCGGCTTGTTCGGTGACATCATGGCTACTGCCAATGCCAATCGAGACGGTGTGTTTACAGCGTTATCGACGGCGGGGAATAGCGTGTTTTTGACCGGCTTATCCACCCAGCCATTTAGCATCAGCTCTGGCGGCGGTTCTGCTATCCATATGCTGGAATATACCGACGAAGAAGTCCCTGGCCTTGGTGGCCTATTGCAGCAGCACTTTCGCGGCGGTCAGCAAGCCGGTGACTCGCTGTTAGCGCAGGACATGGCGGCCAAGTTGTCCGGCTCATTTGATAGTAATGCACGCTACAACCAGGTACGGGCGCAAGCAGCGCCTCTGGCAACGGAATTTCCTAAAGGCCCTTTGGCCAGTCAACTCAAAGGCATTGCCGACGCCATTGCCGTGCGCTCTGAGCTGGGCGTCAATCGTCAGGTGTTTTTTGTCGGTTTGGGCGGTTTTGATACCCACTCTCGCCAAGCCAATAATTTGCCGCCTTTGTTAGGTCAAATTGATCAGGCGCTGATGGCCTTTAATAATGCATTAAACGAGCTGGGTGTGGCGGACAAAGTCACCACCTTTACCGCCTCTGATTTTGGCCGCACCTTGGCCATTAACGGCGATGGTACCGATCATGGCTGGGGCGGCCATCATTTGGTGATGGGCGGCGCGGTGCAGGGCAAGCGTTTATACGGCAGCTTTCCGCCGCCAGTGTATGGCCATGACCAAGATAGTGGAGGTGGTCGCTTGATTCCCACCGTAGCGGTTGAGCAATATGCCGCCACCTTGGGGCGCTGGTTTGGCTTGAACGACAGTGAATTGGCGTTGGCGCTGCCCAATTTGAAAAACTTCAGTGAGCAAAATCTGGGCTTTTTAGCCTAA
- a CDS encoding DUF4153 domain-containing protein, which produces MTAVTASLAPLQRYGLMALAVVQGLLLFALHEAHEHALWPATQLPWLYAAYAVCVTGPVWLTLLFGSVSVRRLLLSSSAFLMTVAIMSGCAANQLLPLHHVRDGTVTLQLILSILLLAFIALTLVHTGLQRSFQHACQRVDVGWHHALLMGCAGLFTLAVLALLLLWAALFEAIGIDWFDWLFSETWFLFPALALANAVAILLLRERETVFTALGHLHTSLMRLLLPLVAGISCIFASALPFTGLDALWDNGGSTLLLWLQALMLFLLNSVYLSHARTPYTTTLQRLVVVALLIMPLFSVISAYGLSMRILQHGFSVARLWGVIVWAVLALLAFGYAVCWLRWRARWEQHIGGLNLLAAGSVMAILLAIHTPLADLRQWSVDDQLARWQHGLVTDEQLDLDYFEYDLARPGFIAMQQLQQEVATSHPALALRLAQRLHRDEEQRLTTELLRQGIDGAQQAPEQLLQTLLKELSADRWRQTANSSWLRSLDANQDGELEYLLVQRHRHYQQLTLYAWQQGQWTRHPLLENNQAPPADLIDPQDSIEVVPPKWSDVQIGDQRFRVGE; this is translated from the coding sequence ATGACTGCCGTGACTGCTTCTCTGGCCCCGCTGCAACGCTATGGATTGATGGCGTTGGCGGTTGTTCAAGGACTGTTGTTATTTGCCTTGCATGAAGCCCATGAACACGCGCTCTGGCCGGCCACGCAGTTGCCCTGGCTGTATGCCGCATACGCCGTATGTGTCACCGGCCCGGTTTGGCTGACGCTGTTGTTCGGCAGTGTTTCAGTGCGCAGGCTGCTGCTGTCGAGCAGCGCTTTTCTTATGACCGTGGCGATTATGAGCGGCTGTGCTGCTAACCAGCTGCTGCCGTTGCATCACGTGCGTGACGGCACGGTGACCTTGCAGTTGATACTGTCGATCTTATTGTTGGCTTTTATTGCGTTGACGCTGGTGCACACCGGTTTACAGCGCTCATTTCAGCACGCTTGCCAGCGGGTTGATGTTGGCTGGCATCATGCTTTGCTGATGGGGTGCGCCGGGCTTTTTACCCTGGCGGTGCTGGCGCTGTTGCTGTTGTGGGCGGCGCTGTTTGAGGCGATCGGCATTGATTGGTTTGACTGGTTATTCAGTGAAACCTGGTTTTTATTTCCGGCATTGGCGTTGGCCAACGCGGTGGCCATTTTATTATTGCGAGAGCGAGAGACGGTGTTTACCGCCCTTGGGCACTTGCACACTTCATTGATGCGGTTGTTGCTGCCGTTGGTGGCGGGCATTAGTTGTATTTTTGCATCGGCGTTGCCATTTACTGGTCTCGACGCCTTGTGGGACAACGGCGGCAGCACCTTGCTGCTGTGGCTGCAGGCGCTGATGTTATTTTTGCTCAACAGCGTGTACTTAAGTCATGCGCGGACACCTTACACAACAACGCTGCAGCGTTTGGTGGTGGTGGCGCTGCTGATCATGCCGCTGTTCAGCGTAATCAGTGCTTATGGGTTGAGCATGCGCATTTTGCAACACGGGTTCAGTGTTGCGCGTTTGTGGGGGGTGATTGTTTGGGCGGTGCTGGCACTATTGGCGTTTGGCTATGCCGTTTGCTGGCTGCGTTGGCGTGCTCGTTGGGAGCAACATATTGGCGGTTTAAATCTGCTCGCGGCTGGGTCTGTTATGGCCATTTTGTTGGCCATACACACGCCGCTGGCGGATTTGCGACAGTGGAGCGTGGATGATCAGTTAGCGCGTTGGCAGCATGGCCTTGTGACTGATGAGCAGCTGGATCTGGATTATTTTGAATACGATTTGGCGCGGCCCGGTTTTATAGCCATGCAGCAATTGCAGCAAGAGGTTGCCACTTCTCATCCTGCCTTGGCGCTGAGATTAGCGCAGCGATTACATCGCGACGAAGAGCAGCGGCTGACTACCGAACTGCTTCGCCAAGGCATCGATGGCGCGCAGCAAGCGCCGGAACAACTGCTGCAAACCTTGCTCAAGGAGTTGAGTGCAGATCGTTGGCGCCAGACCGCCAATAGCAGCTGGTTGCGCAGCTTGGATGCTAATCAAGATGGTGAGCTGGAGTATTTGCTCGTGCAGCGCCACCGGCACTATCAGCAATTGACGCTGTACGCTTGGCAGCAAGGTCAATGGACTCGCCACCCGCTGCTGGAAAATAACCAAGCTCCGCCAGCCGATTTGATTGACCCACAGGACAGCATCGAGGTGGTGCCACCCAAGTGGTCCGATGTTCAGATCGGTGATCAACGCTTTCGTGTGGGCGAGTGA
- a CDS encoding NnrS family protein produces MTGARFWQWPIWDLAFRPLFLLAAGGSVLSLAAWLALLNGWLDWRPALMSPVLWHIHEMVFAFALTVAVGFLLTAVQTWTQQRSLHGKPLVWLVLTWLLLRLLLWQPWWSGVGVMTLVLSLQLAWWCLVLVSFAKSLWRANNRRNAPLLLLLVLLASAHGLFLWAAVLSRQALALHVVHTVLLLFAVMIAIIAGRIIPLFTANGCRQLGMDITIRQWPWLDRLALISSLLVAVLFASQWWWPSTAVLASMLLVSAGLHGWRFSGWSFWRTANSALLWSLHLAYACLVLGYMALAFSLLSESLRWGLAMHLFTVGTIGLMILSMMCRVSLGHTGRPLRLPSGMVWALVALVLAMLARFLLPWFGWHLAGWNLSALLWCGAFLMFCWRYQGMLRKKDVAA; encoded by the coding sequence ATGACAGGCGCTCGTTTCTGGCAATGGCCGATCTGGGATTTGGCCTTTCGGCCGCTGTTTTTGCTAGCGGCAGGCGGCTCTGTTTTGTCTTTGGCGGCTTGGCTGGCGCTACTTAATGGCTGGCTCGACTGGCGACCGGCGCTGATGAGCCCTGTGCTGTGGCATATCCACGAAATGGTCTTTGCTTTTGCTCTGACGGTGGCGGTGGGCTTTTTACTTACTGCCGTACAAACCTGGACGCAACAACGTAGCCTGCATGGCAAACCACTGGTTTGGTTGGTGCTGACGTGGCTACTGCTGCGCTTGTTGCTGTGGCAACCCTGGTGGTCTGGTGTTGGCGTCATGACGTTGGTGCTGTCACTGCAGTTGGCGTGGTGGTGCTTGGTGTTGGTCAGTTTCGCCAAGTCGCTCTGGCGCGCCAATAACCGCCGCAATGCACCTTTACTGCTATTGCTGGTGTTGTTAGCCAGTGCACATGGTTTGTTTTTGTGGGCGGCAGTGCTGTCGCGCCAGGCGCTGGCGCTGCATGTGGTGCACACTGTTTTGCTGTTATTTGCGGTGATGATTGCCATCATCGCTGGCCGCATTATTCCGTTGTTTACTGCCAATGGCTGCCGCCAACTCGGCATGGACATAACCATACGGCAGTGGCCTTGGCTGGATCGACTGGCGCTTATAAGTTCGCTGTTGGTGGCCGTGCTATTTGCTAGTCAGTGGTGGTGGCCAAGTACTGCTGTGTTGGCCAGCATGCTTCTGGTGTCTGCTGGTTTGCATGGCTGGCGTTTTAGCGGCTGGTCGTTTTGGCGCACTGCCAACAGCGCATTGTTGTGGTCGTTGCATCTGGCCTACGCCTGTTTAGTGCTGGGGTATATGGCGTTGGCGTTTAGCCTGCTGAGTGAGTCGTTACGCTGGGGGCTGGCCATGCATCTGTTTACGGTGGGCACCATAGGTTTGATGATTTTATCGATGATGTGCCGTGTGAGCTTGGGTCATACCGGGCGCCCGTTACGCTTGCCAAGCGGCATGGTGTGGGCATTGGTGGCGTTGGTGCTGGCAATGCTAGCGCGTTTTTTGCTGCCATGGTTTGGATGGCATTTGGCGGGGTGGAATCTGTCAGCGTTATTGTGGTGCGGTGCTTTTCTGATGTTTTGCTGGCGTTATCAGGGAATGTTGCGGAAAAAGGACGTCGCTGCTTAG